In Mucilaginibacter boryungensis, a single window of DNA contains:
- a CDS encoding RHS repeat protein: MKKLLSIYIALSIVSATYGQTNRPNGTTAPAGTRSSSYSLPGSFATPSFYNYTQTWVPQIPLTDTSTSKFHYNGTNTIPVSTNYYNGLGQSLMRVVHGNHDTHFKDILYPNDVRYSRTHTDLLPYTLPQNSGFQLDPFDDAFGYNLGLYANEDYTAYSQQVTPDNQSTLTSVSYAPGKSFVGEGRGVTATVIFNDVADSITKYFVNASGAIDGFGTHYNTSDLTVNTTSGAHGQVIKTFVNKSGQAVCKQVYAGLDKHAVNIWQTTYYVYDLSGKLCYILPPLVSAAKPTAVNFSTYAALYYQYKYDKYGNQIEADIPGKTGPIYEVYDNQFRPVMIQTPLLRAQGKWKFALYDTRGRIVMNGIAKDTNSSVTWQGWANGSVTPSGGVVTGSLLYYILNGATTSVSAIANCEIRTYNYYDSYSADPSFSSNTFGNINSLDFATDPSAITPAPYLFTQGKLVASKTKIIDSANTLPNPWILSVYFYDQKGNLIQVQTKNVWNASGWDTTTMQYNFAGNKVYDLTHHHAWTGCKKVDTKLANKYLYDFMGRLYAVQQKADSGNWRIIANYNFDDLGRTSSKNLGGVEQQDYTYNIRGQLESVNADYLSSPMQPDKTFGCFLSYDYGFDSVRYDGGVSGIQWRGAGLLTPLRAYGYKYDPAGRLNYADFNENSSGMPGAWSKSSNDFSMSNVTYDVNGNILTMNQMGTSTSGPVFIDKLTYTYPSASNQLQRVQDGITTNYGLGDFQDIAGTNDYYYDADGNIISDNNKNITAITYNDQDLPLTVKFYNHSTINNIYDASGRLVQKIVADSTIPHIDTYRYWGAFNYRNDSLQYIDHGEGRARWMADSSIFKYDFYVKDQLGNVRTIVTSDEGSPISYFASHEIASAGLESSIFANLDSVRDLKPGSTNPYDVQAAHLDGSDAQRRIGTALLMSVMAGDKFDISATSYYDTNSAGMTTYADPNSMLNAITTSLVNGVGGYASEGNNTAMVSSLFTTSNYLGIYEGVLDNLTDYTRPRAFINYLVFDQGMNLVPQQSGAVQVSGTPGSWQVIGTSGPITIGQNGYVSIYMSDEQFLPVYMDQLHVTYYRGRLIQEQHYYPFGLPINPVTSSGTLPSNTQIEGNDTHKELGLNQSDFNFRQYDYQIGRFTSIDPIAGSMGQEDMSPYHFVGNDPANFIDPRGLNRGDPPLNGGELPEVTVTATRTTPYSDPTMLGSFRPSEYSMSFASSGSWGGGGSGGGASYSMTTTIIEPFSTLDPTHQTFVHLQTSPVRQIVNTFDPVQFSQVNVPQATLLEPPSFWTNVWSSVVQTLISWDNMLDPSASYSQKGGEIYYKHNSDQIKGRQPNLVPKATERIYAMTNIEGLMQLFSGKTGSGGISQIWEDYESIENVKSMGESIEGVYELNSKEPLMEPTPIYPGDGGIDFEYKKSDTSLWDRKAERRIQKAHYDSLFKYH; this comes from the coding sequence ATGAAAAAATTACTCTCCATATATATCGCTTTAAGCATCGTTTCGGCTACTTATGGACAAACCAACAGGCCGAACGGAACGACCGCTCCTGCAGGCACCCGAAGTTCTTCCTATTCATTACCGGGTTCTTTCGCAACGCCGTCATTTTATAATTATACGCAAACATGGGTTCCCCAAATACCCCTTACTGATACGTCTACCAGCAAATTCCATTACAATGGGACTAATACAATTCCAGTTTCAACCAATTACTATAATGGTTTAGGGCAATCGTTAATGCGTGTCGTGCACGGCAACCACGATACACACTTTAAGGATATTCTATACCCTAATGATGTAAGGTATTCAAGAACGCATACGGATCTGCTTCCATATACTTTACCACAAAATAGTGGTTTCCAATTAGACCCTTTTGACGATGCGTTCGGCTATAATTTAGGTCTATATGCTAATGAAGATTATACAGCATATAGCCAGCAGGTAACACCGGACAATCAAAGCACATTAACATCAGTCTCATATGCGCCAGGTAAATCATTTGTGGGGGAAGGAAGAGGTGTTACAGCGACTGTTATATTTAATGACGTGGCCGATTCTATAACCAAATACTTTGTAAATGCATCCGGCGCAATCGATGGCTTCGGAACCCATTATAACACCTCCGATCTCACGGTTAATACAACATCCGGTGCACACGGCCAGGTAATAAAGACATTTGTCAATAAGTCAGGCCAAGCCGTTTGTAAACAAGTATATGCAGGTTTAGATAAGCACGCTGTCAATATATGGCAAACCACCTATTATGTTTATGATCTTTCAGGCAAGCTTTGTTATATTCTACCTCCATTGGTTTCAGCTGCAAAGCCTACAGCCGTCAATTTCTCAACCTATGCTGCGTTGTACTATCAATACAAATATGATAAATATGGCAACCAGATTGAGGCAGACATTCCTGGTAAGACAGGTCCTATATATGAAGTTTATGACAACCAGTTCCGACCAGTTATGATTCAAACACCTCTGCTTCGCGCCCAGGGTAAGTGGAAATTTGCACTATATGATACGCGTGGCCGAATTGTAATGAACGGAATAGCAAAAGATACAAATAGTTCAGTTACATGGCAGGGCTGGGCCAATGGGTCTGTTACACCTTCAGGTGGTGTTGTTACAGGCAGCTTATTATATTACATTTTAAATGGCGCAACCACATCTGTTTCTGCTATTGCCAATTGCGAAATCAGAACCTACAACTATTATGATTCATATAGCGCTGACCCGTCTTTCTCTTCAAATACTTTTGGGAACATCAATAGCCTCGATTTTGCAACCGACCCCTCAGCGATAACCCCCGCTCCTTATTTATTTACCCAAGGAAAACTTGTGGCAAGTAAAACAAAAATTATAGACTCCGCGAACACTTTGCCAAACCCGTGGATTTTAAGCGTCTATTTTTACGATCAGAAAGGTAACCTAATTCAGGTTCAAACAAAGAATGTCTGGAATGCTTCCGGTTGGGATACAACTACAATGCAGTACAATTTTGCTGGAAATAAGGTCTATGACCTGACCCACCACCATGCATGGACAGGTTGCAAGAAGGTTGATACGAAACTCGCAAACAAGTATTTATATGATTTCATGGGGAGATTATACGCAGTGCAGCAGAAGGCTGACAGTGGGAACTGGCGTATTATCGCAAATTATAATTTTGACGATCTGGGGCGTACCAGCAGCAAGAATCTTGGCGGCGTAGAGCAGCAGGATTACACCTATAACATCAGAGGACAACTGGAGAGTGTTAATGCCGACTATTTATCGAGCCCTATGCAACCTGATAAGACGTTTGGCTGCTTCTTAAGCTATGACTATGGTTTTGATTCTGTCCGTTATGATGGAGGCGTCTCAGGTATTCAATGGAGAGGAGCAGGCTTGTTAACACCATTACGGGCCTATGGATATAAATATGACCCGGCTGGCAGATTGAATTATGCTGATTTTAATGAAAACAGCTCAGGTATGCCAGGGGCTTGGTCTAAATCCTCCAATGATTTTAGTATGTCAAATGTTACCTATGATGTGAATGGTAACATTCTTACAATGAACCAGATGGGCACATCTACCAGCGGCCCTGTATTTATAGACAAACTAACGTATACTTATCCATCCGCCAGCAACCAATTGCAGCGAGTGCAGGATGGCATAACAACCAACTATGGTCTTGGTGATTTTCAGGATATTGCGGGCACAAACGACTACTATTATGACGCTGACGGAAATATAATTTCTGATAATAACAAGAACATCACGGCAATAACATACAACGATCAGGACTTACCGCTTACCGTCAAATTTTACAATCATAGCACTATTAATAACATTTATGATGCATCGGGACGTCTGGTGCAAAAAATTGTTGCAGATAGTACTATACCACATATAGATACCTACCGATATTGGGGCGCTTTCAATTACAGGAATGATAGTTTGCAGTATATTGATCATGGCGAAGGGCGTGCGCGTTGGATGGCAGATAGTAGTATATTCAAATATGACTTCTATGTAAAAGATCAACTTGGCAATGTTAGGACTATAGTTACTTCGGATGAAGGCTCGCCTATAAGTTATTTTGCGAGCCATGAGATAGCATCAGCCGGACTTGAAAGCTCAATATTCGCCAACCTGGATTCAGTACGCGATCTAAAGCCAGGTAGCACAAATCCTTATGATGTGCAGGCTGCACACCTGGACGGCTCAGATGCGCAAAGGCGGATTGGTACGGCATTGCTTATGAGTGTAATGGCAGGTGATAAATTTGACATAAGCGCGACCAGTTATTATGATACGAACAGTGCTGGTATGACAACCTACGCTGATCCGAACAGCATGTTAAATGCAATAACAACGAGCCTGGTAAATGGCGTTGGCGGTTATGCCAGCGAGGGTAATAATACTGCTATGGTAAGTAGCTTGTTTACTACCTCAAATTACCTGGGCATTTATGAAGGTGTTTTAGATAATCTCACGGACTACACACGTCCGAGAGCATTCATTAATTACCTTGTATTCGATCAGGGGATGAACCTTGTTCCACAACAAAGCGGTGCGGTTCAGGTCAGCGGCACACCCGGCAGTTGGCAAGTTATAGGCACTAGTGGTCCGATAACAATCGGGCAAAATGGCTATGTATCCATATACATGAGTGATGAGCAATTTTTACCGGTATATATGGATCAGTTGCACGTTACCTACTACAGAGGCCGATTAATTCAAGAACAACACTACTATCCTTTTGGCTTGCCAATAAACCCTGTAACAAGTAGTGGTACTTTACCATCGAATACACAGATTGAGGGTAATGATACGCATAAAGAACTTGGTTTAAATCAATCTGATTTTAATTTTAGGCAGTATGACTATCAGATAGGCCGATTTACAAGTATTGATCCGATTGCGGGTTCAATGGGGCAGGAGGATATGTCGCCGTATCATTTCGTTGGAAACGACCCTGCAAACTTTATTGATCCTCGTGGGCTGAACAGAGGCGACCCACCTTTGAATGGTGGTGAACTACCTGAAGTAACTGTTACTGCAACCAGGACCACACCCTATTCAGATCCAACGATGCTTGGCTCATTTCGCCCTTCTGAATATTCAATGAGTTTCGCAAGCAGTGGCAGTTGGGGCGGCGGAGGCTCCGGTGGCGGTGCTTCCTATTCTATGACGACAACGATCATTGAGCCATTCTCAACGCTTGACCCCACCCACCAGACCTTTGTCCATTTACAGACAAGTCCAGTCAGGCAAATTGTAAATACATTTGACCCAGTTCAGTTTTCCCAAGTCAATGTTCCTCAGGCAACATTGTTAGAGCCACCAAGCTTTTGGACAAATGTTTGGAGTAGTGTAGTTCAAACCTTAATTTCATGGGATAATATGCTGGACCCAAGTGCAAGCTATAGCCAAAAGGGCGGAGAGATTTATTACAAACACAATAGTGATCAAATAAAAGGACGCCAGCCAAATTTAGTTCCTAAAGCGACAGAACGAATTTATGCTATGACAAACATTGAAGGTCTTATGCAACTCTTTAGTGGTAAAACCGGCAGCGGCGGAATTTCTCAAATATGGGAAGACTATGAAAGTATTGAAAATGTAAAGTCCATGGGTGAGTCCATTGAGGGTGTATATGAATTAAATTCAAAGGAGCCACTTATGGAGCCTACTCCAATTTATCCCGGTGATGGGGGAATTGACTTTGAATATAAAAAATCAGACACTTCGTTATGGGATAGGAAGGCAGAGCGGAGGATACAAAAAGCGCATTACGATTCTTTATTCAAATATCATTGA
- a CDS encoding toxin-antitoxin system YwqK family antitoxin — MRYCALILLLAGTVTVGCNTKKNKITFASTSNGQLVQRVTDEKGNLFTEQVGIKNGSEFISDGTYKEYYPNGRLRKIAFKANNLPDGNYYVFFPSGQVDSMNIKKGRKTYYSVVFDEQGQEQNEVKDFQFISSDTSYLDRPLNIAVDIPIYGDMTTTVAETLYHNGISIWDTSFSLKSQFPLSINSMYNKYRLMKERGTYKLDCTTTYIDNRTNQTICSQRKSAETHIY; from the coding sequence ATGAGATATTGTGCGTTGATATTATTGTTGGCCGGCACGGTGACAGTTGGTTGCAATACTAAAAAGAATAAAATAACATTTGCGAGTACTTCAAATGGACAATTAGTACAACGGGTTACTGATGAAAAAGGAAATCTTTTTACAGAACAAGTTGGCATTAAAAACGGTAGTGAGTTTATTTCCGACGGAACATATAAAGAATATTACCCCAATGGGCGTTTGCGAAAAATTGCATTTAAAGCGAACAACCTTCCCGACGGTAATTATTATGTTTTTTTTCCTAGCGGCCAAGTTGATTCCATGAATATAAAAAAAGGGAGAAAAACATACTATTCGGTCGTGTTTGACGAACAGGGGCAAGAACAGAACGAAGTCAAAGATTTTCAATTTATCAGTTCTGATACCTCTTATCTTGATAGGCCTCTGAATATAGCTGTAGATATACCAATATATGGCGATATGACGACGACTGTAGCCGAAACATTGTACCATAATGGTATTTCTATTTGGGATACAAGTTTTAGTCTTAAAAGCCAATTCCCGCTGTCGATAAATTCAATGTATAACAAATATAGATTGATGAAGGAAAGAGGAACCTATAAATTAGATTGTACAACAACCTACATCGATAATAGAACTAACCAAACCATTTGTTCACAAAGAAAAAGCGCAGAGACTCACATCTATTAA
- a CDS encoding BamA/TamA family outer membrane protein, giving the protein MKLTVPSLQKLLPLLLLFSLTVQNTYAQQEQRYYRFQYHKYQWRIFHTKAFHIYFTAGSDSLASFITRETPKAIDHVKKEMLSGDIKEPNIIIYPSTDQLYESNIGSYEPEQYTLPTFVFKGSRVLLAYKGSYADLKAQLYEALVRYEWESRLKENNLGDQAKGTAKKDEVPMWFKEGAIRYLANGWSIQDEDKFRISIKNNTFINWQQVLNYEPRLAGQAFCYFLAEHYQPKVIAQIFFQLRKKSLQRSIRLVTKHTLDSLYNQCYEYYNTRFAVVKKEQSSAQTLILKHKKGIVNNVLISPDESYIAYTVSTYNRRTVYIDDLKNKTTKKVTSYELPPWIDDHSADVYPLLQWHPDGKQLYVAMPKKGKITISRYTTDGNLMEAVKLYSVDGISSFVPLSDREYLLTGYRRGESDIVQYNENKEKYTTWTDDSFDDNSPVLNSKKQLSFLSDRPKVSKEKVFKIGIGYDPDTLWQGIYSMHDKQIEPVAIDTISYIKWDKLTPLAGGQLLATYTRHGTEQFVIIPSKGAGKHLSAWKPFQYMEGRNRIAFYKADKDSIYVSSYPMQQWLTDNRAKDGDTSSAWLTDYRARLAKQAKEDSMLRAAIDTTHSILEEALVPKDARKRSAFMKDSVAKSLTYNPKNVRPYVLQLHSAYFSAKINNDYFINRYQPYINYQGQFKFPEVGGMAQGGFTDLLENHHISIAYRIPAGTEGSDFYIRYENTARRLDWGLSYFRKVESLQPDPARQWVDEGGNPYPNTAKVKTHYYELFLTYPLSYDCALGFQTAVRKDRTIFLANDKYSLDFDPTESLWSINAFSFKLNKLQPTLPYLYKGFKVVGLIDLFKGFTQEESAVMGTTLNVSYHQPLYKYITLVAQAHLGYSGGDKKVLYNLGGLDNNVTPRVDTTVHFNQHAPYAFQTLVTPFRGYYQNTLYGNEYAVFNADVYFPIFQTLIPIETPLPSINNLQLGLFTDAGTARETWNNANANNGKWKASYGLSARTNLAGYPIRVDVTWPGSFNKAVWYFSLHL; this is encoded by the coding sequence ATGAAATTGACAGTTCCTTCACTTCAAAAGTTGCTGCCCCTCCTTTTGCTGTTCTCACTAACAGTCCAAAATACCTATGCCCAGCAGGAACAGCGCTATTACAGGTTTCAGTATCATAAATATCAATGGCGGATTTTCCATACTAAAGCATTTCATATTTACTTTACAGCAGGGTCGGATAGCCTGGCATCGTTTATCACAAGGGAGACGCCTAAAGCTATCGATCATGTAAAGAAAGAAATGCTCAGCGGTGATATAAAAGAGCCTAACATCATTATCTATCCTTCCACGGATCAGCTTTACGAATCTAACATTGGCAGCTATGAACCGGAACAATATACCTTGCCCACTTTCGTATTTAAAGGTAGTAGGGTATTGCTTGCGTACAAAGGAAGCTATGCAGATCTGAAAGCACAGCTTTATGAAGCACTGGTAAGATATGAATGGGAAAGCAGGCTAAAGGAAAACAATCTCGGTGACCAGGCAAAGGGTACTGCTAAGAAAGATGAAGTGCCGATGTGGTTTAAAGAAGGCGCGATAAGATATCTGGCGAACGGCTGGTCTATACAGGATGAAGATAAGTTCAGGATATCAATTAAGAACAATACATTCATCAATTGGCAACAGGTTCTGAATTATGAACCCCGACTGGCAGGGCAAGCATTCTGCTATTTCCTTGCAGAGCATTATCAACCCAAAGTAATAGCTCAGATTTTCTTTCAGTTAAGAAAGAAGTCCTTACAGAGAAGTATAAGATTAGTCACCAAGCATACGCTTGATAGTTTGTATAACCAATGCTATGAATATTATAATACACGCTTTGCAGTTGTTAAAAAGGAACAATCTTCAGCACAAACACTGATTCTTAAACATAAGAAAGGGATTGTAAATAATGTGCTGATAAGCCCTGATGAAAGCTATATAGCCTATACAGTAAGCACCTACAACAGGCGTACGGTTTATATTGACGACCTGAAAAACAAGACAACGAAAAAGGTAACAAGCTATGAGTTGCCACCCTGGATAGATGATCATAGTGCGGATGTATATCCGCTATTGCAATGGCATCCTGATGGGAAACAACTTTATGTGGCGATGCCTAAGAAAGGGAAAATCACAATCAGCAGGTATACTACTGATGGAAACCTGATGGAGGCTGTAAAGCTATACAGTGTAGATGGCATCAGTAGCTTTGTTCCATTATCGGACAGGGAGTATCTGCTTACCGGATATAGAAGAGGGGAGAGTGATATAGTACAGTATAATGAGAACAAAGAAAAGTATACAACCTGGACAGATGACAGCTTTGATGATAACAGCCCGGTATTGAACAGTAAAAAGCAGTTGTCGTTTCTCTCTGACAGGCCTAAGGTATCTAAAGAAAAGGTCTTCAAAATTGGTATTGGTTATGACCCTGATACGCTGTGGCAGGGGATATATAGTATGCATGATAAACAAATAGAACCGGTAGCCATTGATACGATCAGCTATATAAAATGGGATAAGCTTACACCACTGGCAGGCGGGCAGCTATTGGCTACATATACAAGACATGGCACCGAACAGTTTGTAATAATACCTTCAAAGGGCGCTGGAAAACATTTGAGTGCATGGAAGCCATTTCAATACATGGAAGGAAGGAATAGAATAGCTTTCTATAAGGCTGATAAAGACAGTATTTATGTTAGTTCTTACCCCATGCAGCAATGGTTAACTGACAATAGAGCAAAAGATGGAGATACAAGCAGCGCATGGTTAACTGACTACAGGGCAAGACTAGCTAAGCAGGCTAAAGAGGACTCGATGCTAAGAGCCGCCATAGATACTACTCATTCCATACTGGAAGAAGCGCTGGTGCCTAAGGATGCCAGGAAGCGATCTGCTTTTATGAAAGACAGCGTTGCCAAGAGCCTTACATACAACCCGAAGAACGTAAGGCCATATGTGCTGCAACTGCATAGTGCATACTTCTCAGCTAAGATCAATAATGACTACTTTATCAATAGATACCAGCCATATATAAACTACCAGGGGCAGTTCAAGTTTCCTGAAGTAGGGGGAATGGCACAGGGTGGCTTTACTGACCTGCTGGAGAACCATCATATTTCCATTGCTTACAGGATACCGGCAGGTACTGAAGGCAGCGACTTTTATATACGCTATGAGAACACTGCCAGGCGGCTTGATTGGGGTCTGTCTTACTTCAGGAAGGTGGAGAGCCTGCAACCTGATCCAGCCAGGCAATGGGTGGATGAAGGCGGTAATCCATATCCTAATACAGCTAAGGTAAAGACGCATTACTACGAGCTGTTCCTGACATATCCGTTAAGCTATGATTGTGCACTGGGCTTCCAGACAGCGGTAAGGAAAGACAGGACAATATTCCTGGCGAATGATAAATACAGCCTTGATTTTGATCCTACTGAAAGCCTTTGGTCTATTAATGCGTTTTCATTTAAGCTTAATAAGTTGCAACCAACTTTGCCTTATTTATACAAAGGTTTTAAGGTAGTGGGACTAATTGACCTGTTCAAGGGCTTTACACAGGAGGAGTCTGCAGTGATGGGGACTACGCTTAATGTGAGCTATCACCAACCGCTGTATAAGTATATAACCCTTGTAGCACAAGCGCATCTGGGGTATAGTGGGGGAGATAAGAAGGTGCTATACAATCTTGGCGGGCTTGATAATAATGTGACACCAAGAGTAGATACAACGGTTCATTTCAACCAGCATGCACCTTATGCCTTCCAGACATTAGTTACACCATTCAGAGGCTATTACCAGAATACGCTGTATGGGAATGAATATGCGGTTTTCAATGCAGATGTTTACTTCCCGATCTTCCAGACACTGATACCTATTGAAACGCCATTGCCATCTATTAATAATCTTCAATTGGGTTTGTTTACCGATGCGGGAACTGCGAGAGAAACATGGAACAATGCGAATGCAAATAATGGCAAGTGGAAAGCTTCGTACGGGCTGAGTGCAAGAACCAACCTGGCTGGCTATCCTATACGGGTGGATGTGACCTGGCCGGGTAGCTTTAACAAAGCCGTCTGGTATTTCTCTTTGCATTTATAA
- a CDS encoding RteC domain-containing protein yields the protein MDNPATPTTRLVMEFVTELYQQLERELNEIDLQTNDIIERSKSSFEACEKAIAKLKEHMATYTFDNMAEEIYFFKELKPKFYSKLIYHVRLFELESQKPVGITKSQKKYFNRHLSEIMRYNQDHQNICKYYRSGAVYMDELYFRRTKLNLLIGFDLSYFNCNESFCSCHDHTVATLLANEKIADYLNSELLKLKNHQRVVAPIGIEDTGISWAESKASFIELMYGLQTLGVFYNTKTKTKADMSQVARFFEMALGVDLGNYYRTFQEIRIRKKGRTIFIDKLREHLIQRMDQADENPRYN from the coding sequence GTGGATAATCCAGCAACGCCTACAACACGCCTCGTCATGGAATTCGTAACAGAACTGTATCAGCAATTGGAAAGAGAGTTGAACGAGATTGACCTCCAGACAAATGATATTATTGAAAGGTCAAAGAGTTCATTTGAAGCTTGTGAAAAAGCGATAGCTAAGCTAAAGGAACATATGGCGACCTATACATTCGATAATATGGCAGAAGAAATTTACTTTTTTAAAGAGCTCAAGCCAAAGTTTTATAGCAAGCTTATCTATCATGTGCGCCTATTTGAATTAGAATCCCAAAAACCTGTAGGCATAACTAAGTCGCAAAAGAAATATTTCAACAGGCATTTATCTGAAATAATGAGGTACAACCAGGATCATCAGAATATTTGTAAGTACTATCGTTCAGGTGCAGTCTACATGGATGAGCTCTATTTTAGAAGAACAAAACTTAACCTTCTGATAGGTTTTGACCTCAGCTATTTCAATTGCAACGAAAGCTTTTGCAGCTGTCATGATCATACTGTAGCTACATTGCTTGCCAATGAAAAAATTGCCGACTACCTGAACAGTGAATTATTGAAGTTAAAGAACCACCAACGAGTTGTTGCGCCGATTGGCATTGAAGACACAGGCATCAGCTGGGCTGAATCAAAGGCTTCATTTATTGAATTAATGTATGGTCTGCAAACTTTGGGTGTATTCTACAACACAAAAACAAAAACAAAAGCGGACATGAGCCAGGTCGCGCGGTTTTTTGAAATGGCACTTGGCGTAGATCTGGGAAACTATTACAGGACATTCCAGGAAATACGCATCCGCAAGAAGGGAAGAACAATATTCATTGACAAATTGCGGGAGCATCTAATACAACGGATGGATCAGGCAGATGAAAATCCACGATACAATTAA